A genomic region of bacterium contains the following coding sequences:
- a CDS encoding MmgE/PrpD family protein: MKIDLKRDTNQALGLGQFAVDFIVNGEGKPSDAVLNRTRQFFVDATVCGISALAHKTSAPLTLQKQALQYPMGKGGATLLGSILTHHPRYVAMAVASAVREWDSNGTNFGYNPELDRMAGEFGHNDYYGFVVAACQKMGHAGATALLAMVCLDEIRGRLAESFSLKDCKIDHVLHGAIATAAVWGALCGATPEQIECAIGMTVAHATPWRAIRAGKQLSDSKGASAAISAGMAVEFMELCMLNAGPHEGFVGPRDIFRNPEAPFRLFEGPGQMFAKVGSDPAQADTEKRYESPFDLTLTMAGDDFAVMGMHFKLGLYEHQSAGAIQAVTEMLAAHPELIADPEAIAAVLIRAYEPAFGIIGNPEKMDPKTRQSADHSMAYIVASVILKAQQCAADGRPITWANLMLLPEDYSYEALQDPARRAIMAKIMFEHGGPEYDAKYPEGIPTSVVITGGDQQKHDSGLVMFPIGHARNPEEGERDDLLEDKWAKLLLPVFEHDAVVRRTIEMLMGIGAFSAAELLGIYNFQIRLLPPIDLPQRA; encoded by the coding sequence TTGAAGATAGATCTCAAGAGAGACACAAATCAGGCCTTAGGTTTAGGGCAGTTCGCAGTTGATTTCATCGTTAACGGTGAGGGGAAACCCAGTGACGCGGTACTTAACCGCACCCGGCAGTTTTTCGTAGACGCAACTGTTTGCGGTATTTCTGCGCTAGCGCATAAAACAAGTGCGCCGTTGACATTGCAGAAGCAAGCTTTGCAGTATCCCATGGGCAAGGGGGGTGCGACACTTCTCGGTTCAATCCTTACTCATCATCCACGATACGTCGCTATGGCTGTTGCTTCAGCTGTTCGCGAGTGGGATTCCAACGGCACAAACTTCGGGTACAACCCTGAACTAGATCGAATGGCTGGGGAATTCGGTCACAACGACTATTACGGGTTTGTTGTCGCTGCCTGTCAGAAAATGGGCCATGCTGGAGCGACAGCGCTCTTGGCCATGGTTTGTTTGGATGAAATCCGCGGCAGGTTGGCCGAGTCTTTCAGCCTCAAAGACTGTAAGATCGATCACGTGCTACACGGAGCCATCGCGACAGCGGCTGTTTGGGGAGCGCTTTGCGGCGCAACTCCAGAGCAGATCGAATGTGCCATTGGGATGACTGTTGCTCATGCAACGCCTTGGCGTGCAATTCGCGCTGGAAAGCAACTTTCAGATTCGAAAGGTGCCTCAGCTGCGATTTCTGCTGGAATGGCTGTGGAGTTCATGGAACTCTGCATGCTCAATGCTGGTCCGCACGAAGGCTTTGTTGGCCCGCGTGACATTTTCCGTAACCCCGAAGCGCCGTTTAGGCTGTTTGAAGGGCCCGGGCAGATGTTTGCGAAAGTCGGGTCAGATCCGGCGCAGGCAGATACAGAAAAGCGCTACGAGTCGCCGTTTGATCTAACCCTGACCATGGCAGGAGATGATTTCGCTGTGATGGGTATGCACTTCAAACTCGGACTCTACGAGCACCAGTCGGCAGGAGCAATTCAGGCCGTCACGGAAATGCTTGCAGCGCATCCAGAGCTTATCGCTGACCCGGAGGCAATCGCCGCCGTGCTGATCCGGGCTTACGAGCCGGCCTTTGGTATCATCGGGAATCCTGAAAAAATGGACCCGAAGACGCGTCAAAGCGCCGATCATTCGATGGCCTATATCGTTGCCAGCGTGATTCTCAAGGCGCAGCAATGCGCTGCAGATGGTAGGCCCATAACCTGGGCAAATTTGATGCTTCTGCCCGAGGATTACTCCTACGAGGCGCTTCAAGATCCAGCACGACGGGCGATCATGGCCAAGATTATGTTCGAGCACGGTGGCCCAGAATACGACGCGAAGTATCCGGAAGGAATTCCGACTTCAGTCGTGATTACGGGGGGAGATCAACAAAAACACGACAGTGGACTGGTGATGTTTCCCATTGGTCATGCGCGAAATCCCGAGGAAGGAGAGCGCGATGACTTACTCGAAGACAAATGGGCTAAGCTCTTGCTGCCGGTCTTTGAGCACGATGCGGTCGTGCGCCGCACGATCGAAATGCTCATGGGAATAGGCGCGTTTTCGGCAGCTGAACTTCTGGGAATCTACAACTTCCAGATACGATTGCTTCCGCCAATTGACCTTCCCCAGCGGGCCTAA
- a CDS encoding response regulator transcription factor, whose product MSSYKILIIDDEEDISELVRYNLSQIEKYEIQCAASGEQGLELARKTKPDLVLLDLMLPGINGLEVCQTLKQRAETRDIRIIMLTAKGEEADILLGFELGADDYITKPFSPKVLIARVDSVLRRSSAITVDVSQVVEVEDLVIDPVRFEVSSNSGKIEITATEFKTLHLLAQNRGRVFTRQNIVHSVHGSNYPVTDRSVDVQIVGLRKKLGKYGDLIETVRGIGYKFKELP is encoded by the coding sequence ATGAGTAGTTATAAAATCCTGATTATTGACGACGAAGAAGATATTTCAGAGCTTGTTAGATATAATCTCTCGCAAATAGAAAAATACGAAATTCAGTGTGCAGCAAGCGGCGAGCAAGGCCTTGAGCTTGCGCGAAAAACAAAACCCGATCTGGTCTTACTTGACTTAATGCTTCCCGGTATTAATGGTTTGGAAGTTTGTCAAACCCTTAAGCAACGTGCAGAAACAAGAGACATTCGTATTATTATGCTTACTGCTAAAGGTGAGGAAGCCGATATTCTCCTGGGGTTCGAGCTTGGGGCAGATGATTACATCACCAAGCCATTTAGTCCCAAAGTGCTGATCGCTCGAGTTGATAGTGTATTGCGCCGGAGCAGTGCCATTACAGTTGATGTTAGCCAAGTTGTTGAAGTCGAAGATTTAGTGATTGATCCAGTGCGCTTTGAAGTCAGCTCGAATTCCGGCAAAATTGAGATTACGGCAACAGAATTCAAGACTTTACATTTGCTTGCACAAAATCGTGGCCGAGTATTTACTCGTCAAAATATTGTGCATTCCGTTCATGGCAGTAACTATCCAGTTACCGATCGATCGGTTGATGTGCAGATTGTTGGACTACGTAAAAAACTCGGTAAATATGGTGACTTGATTGAGACTGTGCGGGGGATTGGCTATAAGTTTAAAGAGCTTCCCTAG
- a CDS encoding DNA translocase FtsK 4TM domain-containing protein — protein MAPSRKKQSLFASSIAWEVIALGIGVVALFLSLALISFYFSRHTFYGYQIPQLMGRVGAFVAASLDATIGYGSIFIALGFWSLVDAAIDKYREPQDELLLSFRRRFSLWSILSLTISVIAGAFLAQGGFLGNYFAGLFVPAFETTGVALIFGTITAYTLFTLIRPRLNFESAEEAEDSFGETSLFADATYFTWESLRFVWKCFWGIFRSIGNSVSFLLSRETSQLEPVDWHFGDAAIDAKVAPSIKIKKRSNADEFDDQQDFDWDADEDAPPIKVSRHYAAEIQQKTTKSKALLKKKPPLKSKLKATTKDVKARTVSYANYSAPSLDLLTGAIEHSEGPSDEELMRNSKRLEKALQDFKIGGRIIEVQPGPVITLYEFEPAPGVKVQRVINVADDLALALRAPSVRIYAPVPGKSTVGIEVPNSSRDIVRLKEVLASDDFQSSESLLTLALGKDTFGNPYVADLSRMPHLLIAGATGTGKSVCLNAMLLSLLYRNSPRDMKLIMIDPKMLELSLYEGIAHLKAPVVTNPKRARGVLWWAVEEMDRRYALMKEMGVRNLAGYNKLALGNDAPDESAEPDDSSIINLTENEVLESSAGLLGAAELPSTGKVKLTSPGAQILEPLPRIVIVVDELADLMLTVGREVEELFTRLAQKARAAGIHLILATQRPSVNVITGLIKANFPARISFKVATKIDSRTVLDTSGSEQLLGEGDMLFLSPITGRMKRLHGAFVSDEEVQQVVQFVKSQGAPDYDPAIDAMIKRIEESESGGGSFGGEGESEEFDPLYDKAVQLVVEKGMASTSLVQRVFRIGYNRAARIIESMEREGVVGPADGAKPRQVFVANRE, from the coding sequence ATGGCTCCATCTCGTAAAAAACAGTCTCTTTTTGCCTCTAGTATTGCCTGGGAAGTAATTGCACTAGGCATCGGTGTCGTTGCACTCTTTTTGAGCTTGGCGCTGATTTCTTTTTATTTCTCAAGGCATACTTTTTACGGCTATCAGATCCCGCAACTGATGGGGCGAGTTGGTGCATTCGTCGCAGCGTCACTTGATGCTACCATTGGCTATGGGTCGATTTTTATTGCGCTTGGGTTTTGGTCACTCGTTGATGCGGCAATTGATAAATATCGAGAACCGCAAGACGAATTACTGCTCTCCTTTAGGCGGCGCTTTTCGCTCTGGTCAATTTTAAGTCTAACGATTAGTGTTATTGCTGGTGCATTTCTCGCACAGGGCGGTTTTTTAGGAAACTATTTTGCAGGCTTATTTGTGCCTGCGTTTGAAACCACAGGGGTTGCACTAATTTTCGGGACAATCACTGCCTACACACTTTTTACTTTAATCCGGCCACGTCTAAATTTTGAATCTGCAGAGGAAGCAGAGGACTCGTTTGGAGAAACGAGCTTATTTGCTGATGCAACTTATTTTACCTGGGAAAGCTTGCGCTTCGTCTGGAAATGCTTTTGGGGGATTTTTCGTTCAATCGGTAACTCCGTAAGTTTTCTGTTGTCACGCGAGACAAGTCAGTTAGAGCCTGTTGACTGGCACTTTGGAGATGCAGCAATCGATGCCAAAGTTGCTCCAAGTATTAAGATCAAAAAACGTAGCAACGCAGATGAATTTGATGATCAGCAAGACTTTGATTGGGACGCTGACGAAGATGCTCCTCCGATTAAAGTTTCCAGGCACTATGCTGCAGAGATTCAACAAAAGACAACAAAATCTAAGGCACTTCTCAAGAAAAAGCCACCGCTAAAGTCTAAACTTAAAGCCACCACTAAGGATGTGAAAGCACGTACTGTCAGTTACGCTAATTATTCAGCACCGAGTTTGGATTTGTTAACCGGCGCGATCGAGCATAGTGAAGGTCCAAGCGATGAGGAGTTAATGCGTAATTCTAAGCGCTTGGAAAAAGCACTGCAAGATTTTAAAATCGGCGGACGCATTATCGAGGTGCAGCCCGGACCAGTGATTACGCTCTATGAGTTTGAGCCTGCTCCAGGAGTAAAAGTTCAGCGTGTCATTAACGTTGCCGATGATTTAGCTTTAGCTCTGCGTGCACCAAGTGTGAGAATTTACGCACCAGTTCCAGGGAAAAGCACAGTCGGGATTGAAGTCCCGAATTCAAGTCGCGACATTGTGAGGCTTAAGGAAGTGCTGGCAAGTGATGATTTTCAAAGTTCCGAATCGCTGCTTACGCTTGCGTTGGGCAAAGACACATTTGGCAATCCCTACGTTGCAGATTTGTCGCGCATGCCGCATCTCTTAATTGCTGGCGCGACTGGAACTGGTAAGTCAGTTTGCTTAAACGCTATGCTTTTAAGTTTGCTCTATCGCAATAGCCCGCGCGATATGAAATTGATCATGATCGATCCGAAGATGCTGGAATTGAGCTTGTATGAGGGCATAGCCCATTTAAAAGCTCCGGTGGTGACAAATCCCAAGCGTGCGCGAGGGGTCCTTTGGTGGGCAGTTGAAGAAATGGACCGGCGTTATGCTTTAATGAAAGAAATGGGCGTCAGGAATTTAGCTGGCTACAATAAACTTGCACTCGGTAATGATGCTCCGGATGAAAGTGCTGAGCCCGATGACAGTTCAATTATTAATCTAACTGAGAATGAAGTTTTAGAAAGTAGTGCGGGGCTCCTAGGTGCTGCAGAATTACCGAGCACGGGTAAAGTAAAGCTCACTAGTCCAGGCGCGCAAATCTTAGAGCCACTTCCGCGAATTGTGATTGTTGTCGATGAATTAGCAGATTTAATGTTGACTGTAGGGCGTGAAGTCGAAGAGCTTTTTACGCGCCTAGCGCAAAAAGCGCGCGCTGCTGGGATTCACTTGATTCTTGCAACGCAGCGTCCCAGCGTGAATGTGATTACTGGCCTAATTAAGGCAAACTTCCCTGCGCGAATTTCTTTCAAAGTCGCGACAAAAATAGATTCACGCACTGTGCTTGATACATCGGGTTCGGAACAACTGCTCGGAGAGGGTGACATGCTCTTTCTTTCGCCAATTACTGGACGGATGAAGCGTTTGCACGGGGCCTTTGTTTCTGATGAAGAAGTGCAGCAAGTAGTGCAATTCGTTAAATCTCAAGGTGCTCCAGACTACGATCCGGCAATTGATGCGATGATTAAGCGCATTGAAGAAAGTGAAAGTGGTGGAGGTTCATTTGGAGGAGAAGGGGAGTCGGAAGAATTTGACCCGCTTTATGATAAAGCTGTGCAGCTTGTCGTAGAAAAAGGCATGGCTTCGACGTCCCTAGTTCAGCGCGTTTTTCGTATTGGCTATAACCGTGCGGCGCGCATTATCGAAAGCATGGAGCGTGAGGGTGTGGTTGGTCCAGCTGATGGCGCAAAGCCGCGTCAGGTTTTTGTGGCTAATCGGGAGTAG